In the Plasmodium chabaudi chabaudi strain AS genome assembly, chromosome: 13 genome, one interval contains:
- a CDS encoding serine/threonine protein kinase, putative yields the protein MRNKEDYLISLFNTIEKFNNYCILYKKTKLKGYNFSSNILTKNERNKDINEFRKKFNNFMYKLGKLKSDIFEENKKYQRRESIDMKSDDIEEGVTMNIISSDDSYNHEEAQGDGNVNTNPNDNNNDNFKNRKKHINGNHSTMKDNAYNVKENAETPIEENKTFSNYTSKCNDCIKNKENYYTEISDRIYSNQNNDEHISSSDTYSHASSSTDESMSSDHKNDNNIIFSKMNNMLIKYVGGLDYALNVRRVSKENLIKEIKEFYRIHNSRIILDEYSTHLSCEIINFLKQRQGSMDRSNVSNNNSKHNYDIDTNEKCENFMKNGKMFFYLPSNYFFTKCYDEPACEENLYISNCTNYEKSLIGGNTCNFSNNSLSINTTNCNIYADSIYNNQNNKYNSPEFGIGNDQQSPKFGMHETCKKNYINAYKDENKEYNRDEKIFYNQTYEIGDIYLEDEINNAFEEMEEKGYDGELSNCQNSTSKQYSNSCSLYICNDGNYYKNDNELKNSINSNNNNNKIEYDYYNMCAISNGEGKTQKNLSSNTSDFYQSISNFYKSKENCNNNDENNHSTEKNNNLYIGNSSTVVNSNETRIITNKSVYQEKGENMINLCFDDELASAMILNNEFCLNKKVDMKYDTFAKENKNVNEPGICYDVKNIPDELSYQQNEENLVEYEKDEKQWINKYCDGDYNLYRSLQLKNRKETILSHENVADIYNIKEEENENEDEKKMNIVQVRDCSESNNGNKYNMMNLKVVHETNKIDFGSNSELKMVPGHVILNKYKIIKVLSKTTFSTTLKCLNLDYKKGIKNREDISNLLTKEKVSELESVCKKSKVLSDNPNMLFSQNLNNKYPFDISRIKKNHYKYVCLKVMKKGKGYFDQGLFELTILNMLSEESISQTSTGNNKSNDSTDSTTLTNKNIIQLYDYFYLKGHLIIVTEYMQSDLYNYFIKKGKLGTLGQLQILTKNLLQGLAYIHSKKLIHCDLKPENIMINIKKKKKKTKFTHHPRVNINDEISNAQISHGSNEKNTCFSNNSDFDKNRENIFSSDQFREIKIIDFNSSIFEFDKLEMYVQTRSYRSPEVLLQHNYDSKIDMWSLGCILFEFLTKKILFDHKNIYRFIYSIVSYIGSFPFYMINTCKIPYIFTKHGYMILKKIVYYSNDDGYPKEDQIDEIEDEPVIFNKNDFFCLNKKCHQNDLLKIKNQNPKFVHKQTNHKIYYDICYSSNTPLENNFQIDDLLFIDFLLSLLQIDPCKRLSSKEALDHPWLKPNLYPDGL from the coding sequence ATGCGAAATAAAGAAGACTATTTAATTTCCCTTTTTAACACAATTGAAAagtttaataattattgtatattatataaaaagacGAAATTAAAAggttataatttttctagCAACATacttacaaaaaatgaaagaaataaaGACATAAATGAGTTtcgtaaaaaatttaacaattttatgtataagcttggaaaattaaaaagtgatatttttgaagaaaacaaaaaatatcaacGTAGAGAAAGTATTGATATGAAATCGGATGACATCGAAGAAGGGGTAactatgaatataataagttCAGATGACAGTTATAATCACGAAGAAGCCCAAGGTGATGGGAATGTGAATACTAACCCTAAtgacaataataatgataattttaaaaatcgtaaaaaacatataaatggGAATCATAGCACAATGAAGGATAACGCATATAATGTAAAAGAAAACGCGGAAACACCtattgaagaaaataaaacattttcaaattatacAAGCAAATGCAACgattgtataaaaaataaagaaaactATTATACCGAAATAAGTGATAGAATATATTCAAATCAAAACAATGATGAGCATATTTCATCGTCTGATACATACTCACACGCAAGCTCAAGCACAGATGAAAGTATGAGCAGTGACCACAAGAATGAcaacaatataatatttagtaaaatgaacaatatgctaataaaatatgtaggAGGGTTGGATTATGCGCTAAATGTTAGAAGAGTGTCAAAGGAGaatttaattaaagaaattaaGGAATTTTACAGAATACATAACAGCCGCATAATATTGGATGAGTATTCTACACACTTAAGTTgtgaaattataaattttctaaaaCAAAGGCAAGGAAGTATGGATAGAAGCAATGTCAGCAATAACAATAGCAAGCATAACTATGACATAGATACTAATGAGAAAtgtgaaaattttatgaaaaatggaaaaatgtTTTTCTATCTTCCTAGTAATTACTTTTTTACAAAGTGCTATGATGAGCCAGCTTGTGAagaaaatttgtatatatctAACTGtacaaattatgaaaaaagttTAATTGGGGGTAATACATGTAATTTCTCGAATAACTCATTGAGTATAAATACTACTAATtgcaatatatatgcagatagtatatataataatcagaataataaatataattctcCCGAATTTGGAATTGGAAATGATCAACAATCTCCTAAATTTGGAATGCATGAGACatgcaaaaaaaactatataaatgcatataaagaTGAAAACAAAGAATATAATAGGGATGAaaagatattttataaCCAAACATATGAAATAggagatatatatttagaagatgaaataaataatgcatTTGAAGAAATGGAAGAAAAGGGATATGATGGAGAATTAAGCAATTGCCAAAATTCAACATCGAAACAATATTCCAATTCATGtagtttatatatttgtaatgaTGGgaattattacaaaaacgacaatgaattaaaaaattctattaatagcaataataataataacaaaatagaatatgactattataatatgtGTGCAATAAGTAATGGAGAAGgaaaaacacaaaaaaatttaagtaGTAACACAAGCGATTTTTATCAAAGTATTagcaatttttataaaagcaAAGAAAATTGTAACAACAATGATGAGAATAATCATAGtacagaaaaaaataacaactTATATATCGGGAATAGTTCAACTGTTGTTAACAGTAATGAAACTCgaataataacaaataaaagtGTGTATCAAGAAAAGGGAGAAAATATGATTAATTTGTGCTTTGATGATGAATTAGCAAGTGCTatgatattaaataatgaattttgtttaaacaaaaaagtaGATATGAAATATGATACATTTGCTAAAgagaataaaaatgtaaacgAACCCGGAATTTGTTAtgatgtaaaaaatatacctGATGAATTGAGTTATcaacaaaatgaagaaaatttagtagaatatgaaaaagatgaaaaacaatggattaataaatattgtgACGGcgattataatttatatagatcattacaattaaaaaacagGAAAGAAACTATTTTATCACACGAAAATGTTGccgatatatataatataaaagaagaGGAAAATGAGAATGaagacgaaaaaaaaatgaacatTGTTCAGGTTCGAGATTGTTCAGAAAGtaataatggaaataagTATAACATGATGAATCTAAAGGTTGTCCATGAAACCAATAAAATCGATTTTGGTTCTAATAGTGAACTTAAAATGGTTCCTGGTCatgttattttaaataaatataaaataataaaagttttGTCTAAAACAACATTTAGCACAACgttaaaatgtttaaatttggattataaaaaagggaTTAAGAATAGAGAAGATATATCAAATTTGCTgacaaaagaaaaagtaaGCGAACTGGAAAGTGTATGCAAAAAAAGCAAGGTATTATCTGATAATCCTAATATGTTATTCTCTcaaaatttaaacaataaatatcCATTTGATATAAGCaggattaaaaaaaatcattataaatatgtatgctTAAAAGTAatgaaaaaaggaaaaggcTATTTCGATCAGGgtttatttgaattaacgattttaaatatgttatcTGAAGAGAGTATTAGCCAGACAAGTACAGGGAATAACAAAAGCAATGATAGTACTGACTCCACTACTTTgactaataaaaatattatacaactttatgattatttttatctgaaagggcatttaataatagtgaccgaatatatgcaaagtgatttatataattattttataaaaaaggggAAGCTAGGAACATTAGGCCAATTACAAATACTAACCAAAAATTTACTTCAAGGATTGGCGTATATTCACTCGAAAAAATTGATACATTGTGACTTGAAAcctgaaaatattatgataaatataaaaaagaaaaaaaagaaaacgaAATTCACCCACCATCCAAGagtaaatattaatgatgaaataagTAATGCGCAAATTTCACATGGTTccaatgaaaaaaacacatGTTTTAGTAATAACAGtgattttgataaaaatcgTGAGAACATTTTTAGTAGTGACCAATTtagagaaataaaaataatagattTTAATAGCTCGATATTCGAATTTGATAAGCTAGAGATGTATGTGCAAACACGGTCTTACAGATCCCCTGAAGTTTTGCTTCAACATAATTATGACTCGAAAATAGATATGTGGAGTCTAggatgtatattatttgaatttttaacaaaaaaaatattatttgatcataaaaacatataccgatttatatattctataGTATCCTATATTGGTTCTTTCCCATTTTATATGATCAATACATGTAAAATACCttacatttttacaaaacaTGGGTATATgatacttaaaaaaatagtttattattcaaatgATGATGGTTATCCTAAGGAGGATCAAATTGATGAAATTGAAGATGAACCCGtgatttttaataaaaacgattttttctgtttaaataaaaaatgtcatcaaaatgatttattaaaaattaaaaatcaaaatccCAAATTCGTACATAAGCAAACAAACCATAAGATTTATTATGATATTTGTTATTCGAGTAATACACCattggaaaataatttccaAATCgatgatttattatttattgattttcttttatcatTGTTACAAATTGATCCATGTAAGCGATTGAGTTCGAAAGAAGCTCTTGACCATCCATGGTTAAAGCCTAATTTATACCCTGATGGTTTGTAG
- a CDS encoding heptatricopeptide repeat-containing protein, putative — MKKLLKNAIIDIKKIKYDGDKKLSNAIQENIKPLIIKNVHKFENEDILKIIEKYNQNNCKDDQILKCSYDVFKNNVHRYSFDQINRILRLYNKSQINDNNFNTSIFNYIVKRLNAIPLSITVNVFNNLVRCQLRDYKNIDIIKDYFVKNIDNYNALDLTIILSSFTMLQEEHIMKSTNIFLDEKRDDTNLKNPIFKSGNYNEIILLILNKIKNDENIHNNLSVINSILILNMISKLNINDYELFKMFTKKYYKKLKEQDVEPHHLTLLLNTFAKCNININILKYIIKYMNNDNFVNQLSYVNIANAVHYMAKFNYNKNTDFLNRLKNKIIQIIDTIPQREFSNIMWSLSKLKVKDDHFYFFALVKTKKIIHLMDMMSIAQVLDALRRRKHFSNDSAPLQNTMPQHNNDNNNDNTIKQYSNVHNNSTKLENNLQNHELNHVRESENNNDEKKAILSHKTEQMKNESTKGSSYDSYNISEELENEVIDLLIKKYLENIERCSLHVLTQVPFCSLQLNCTNYDVYHKSLDVLKKKRAKMTTINLIYAKYFIRILIEKQENNFQKLPKPLKQFAKEIMNSDNN; from the exons atgaaaaaactTTTGAAAAATGCTATCATagacattaaaaaaataaaatatgatggtgataaaaaattgtcaaATGCAATTCAGGAAAACATAAAACCgctaattataaaaaatgtacataaatttgaaaatgaagatattcttaaaattatagaaaaatacAACCAAAATAACTGTAAAGATGatcaaatattaaaatgtagTTATGacgtttttaaaaacaatgtGCACAGGTATTCATTTGATCAAATTAATAGAATCCTCAGgctatataataaatctCAAATTAATgacaataattttaatacatcaatttttaattacatAGTTAAAAGGTTAAATGCAATTCCTCTATCCATAACTGTGAATGTGTTCAACA ACTTAGTTCGATGCCAATTAAGAGATTACAAAAACattgatataattaaagattattttgtgaaaaatatagacaATTATAATGCCTTAGATTtaacaattattttaagTTCCTTTACTATGCTACAAGAAGAACATATAATGAAATCAACAAACATATTTCTTGATGAAAAAAGAGATGacacaaatttaaaaaatccgATTTTCAAATCAggaaattataatgaaataatattattaatattaaataaaataaaaaatgatgaaaatattcataacaATTTAAGTGTAATAAATTcaattttgattttaaatatgataagtaaattaaatattaatgattatgaacttttcaaaatgttcacaaaaaaatattataaaaagttaaaGGAACAAGACGTGGAACCTCATCATTtaactttattattaaacaCATTTGCAAAgtgtaatataaatattaatattttgaaatatattattaaatatatgaacaatgataattttgttaatcAGTTATCGTACGTAAATATTGCAAACGCTGTTCATTATATGgcaaaatttaattataataaaaacacagattttttaaatcgtttaaaaaataaaatcattCAAATAATTGATACAATCCCTCAAAGGGAATTCAGTAATATTATGTGGTCTTTATCGAAACTAAAAGTTAAAGAcgatcatttttatttttttgcccttgtaaaaacgaaaaaaattatacatttaATGGATATGATGTCAATAGCTCAAGTATTAGATGCCCTAAGACGAAGaaaacatttttcaaatgatTCTGCTCCTCTTCAAAACACCATGCCCCAACACaacaatgataataataatgataacaCAATTAAACAATATTCAAATGTACATAACAACTCTACAAAATTGGAAAACAATTTACAAAATCACGAGCTTAATCATGTAAGGGAAAGTGAAAATAacaatgatgaaaaaaaagcaatTCTATCTCATAAAACAgaacaaatgaaaaatgaatcAACTAAAGGAAGTTCTTATGactcatataatatatctgAGGAATTAGAAAATGAAGTCATTGATTtgctaataaaaaaatacttagAAAATATCGAAAGATGTTCATTACATGTATTAACACAAGTTCCCTTTTGCTCTTTACAACTTAACTGCACAAATTATGATGTTTATCATAAGTCACTAGATGtattgaaaaagaaaagggCCAAAATGACCACtataaatttgatatatgcaaaatattttattagaaTTCTTATAGAGAAACAAGAAAACAATTTTCAAAAACTGCCTAAGCCACTTAAGCAGTTTGCAAAGGAAATTATGAATTCTGATAACAATTAA
- a CDS encoding U6 snRNA-associated Sm-like protein LSm5, putative encodes MATISGSETFLPLALMDKCIGSKIWIMMKGDKEIIGKLVGFDEYVNMVLEDVTEYTYTNNVKKVNKIKKILLNGLNITIMVPGGTPVNYYDYEEKLEESIV; translated from the exons atggcgACAATAAGCGGGTCGGAGACATTTTTACCACTTGCTTTGATGGACAAATGTATTG GTAGTAAAATATGGATAATGATGAAAGGCGACAAGGAAATAATTGGGAAGCTAGTTGGCTTCGATGAATATGTCAATATG GTATTAGAAGATGTTACTGAATAcacatatacaaataatgtTAAGAAGGTAAACaagattaaaaaaatattattaaatgggTTGAATATAACAATTATGGTTCCTGGAGGTACCCCTGTCAATTATTATGACtatgaagaaaaattagAAGAAAGCATTGTTTaa
- a CDS encoding WD repeat-containing protein, putative, with translation MNDRDSNQFRDISKKIQGKYIPVIKFGGTNKYINNNHKNNYDDTNNISFTGDDAKRNRFDIFCDNNYGINKVCFSPQGKYIAGCGTNGIIYLYDLYENKLLTKLCTRIDNIRDLTISDNEKYIYACGDNKIIEIFDLYENRKVCNDNIGKCVDISIPNIIKNAKCDDTLLNTNNKGIHKNIIENMYTPYNKTKYKDLGNNKAVYVPIYDYNDLIKYDINMIDMNYVKLNRVNEIINKSTFIIKESHEYSTSCVAIPNVSSFLVYSGGGDGILKIWDIRMNLFALNKKQSNKNAYDTIFLDNKNPYASICSHEDVLTSISFNNTINYEGSSKLDKKKKKAKLENKNSNSLNNSNIDENADTDDVCSTSSLSSSCSSASYSSLAFDLCKNMFNNILMTSGYDGYVRLYDINNNIIKSFYDEEKSITHCMFTNNNKYIISTNKSQYAKVFDFLYMNNKKNAKNMMSYLNNYESYYFNKKKTTNDIADQDKPQLNYRKKSENNFVKDVHNDNELHPCSIGNIYEYDDLKDRIDIINELNKKINDQKQDSENSKKNTNEKETDTDCSDYSDSGSSAFDENAVRTKTFYEHVNKQLEPTWSIFVDNLKYMDLIPYEEMHISLKENHDYLKAYYSGSNGKNNDTTIDSSINNDKSVIRQRDQYMMSENEQILYNKLTDIIYNKSDIPKFYSCISGDKCIIPSIDTYAHVYDIYTGLHVNTINNLYLPNYHIDTSYYNVNDSNHRIHPKKQISFLTSAQAYPKNHNIIATSNGYPDGSIVLWVFAPF, from the exons atGAACGATAGAGACTCTAATCAGTTCAGGGatataagtaaaaaaattcaagggaaatatattccagtcataaaatttggtggaacaaataaatatataaataataatcacaaaaataattatg ATGATACTAACAATATAAGCTTTACTGGAGACGATGCTAAGAGAAATcgttttgatatattttgtgaTAACAACTATGGGATAAATAAAGTTTGTTTTTCACCCCAAGGGAAATATATAGCAGGGTGTGGGACCAATGGCATTATTTACttatatgatttatatgaaaataaactaCTAACAAAACTATGTACAAgaattgataatataagaGACCTAACAATTAGCGACAATGAAAagtatatttatgcatgtggtgacaataaaataatcgAGATATTcgatttatatgaaaaccGAAAAGTTtgtaatgataatataggGAAATGTGTTGATATATCAATAcctaatataattaaaaatgcaaaatgTGATGATACGTTGTTAAATACGAATAACAAGGGTatccataaaaatataatagaaaaCATGTATACcccatataataaaactaaATACAAGGATCTTGGAAATAACAAAGCTGTATATGTTCCtatatatgattataatgatttaataaaatatgatataaacATGATTGATATGAACTATGTTAAATTAAATAGagtaaatgaaataattaataaatctacatttattattaaagaaTCGCATGAATATAGTACCTCATGCGTAGCGATACCAAATGTAAGCAGTTTCTTAGTTTATTCGGGAGGTGGAGAtggaatattaaaaatttgggATATAAGAATGAATTTGTTTGCattgaataaaaaacaatccaataaaaatgcatatgaTACCATATTTTTAGATAACAAAAATCCATATGCTTCTATATGTTCTCATGAAGATGTGTTAACAAGTATTAGTTTTAATAACACAATTAATTATGAAGGATCATCAAAAttggataaaaaaaaaaaaaaggccAAATtggaaaacaaaaatagtaattcattaaataatagtaatatagATGAAAATGCTGATACGGATGATGTGTGTAGTACCTCTTCCCTTTCGTCAAGCTGCTCATCTGCCTCTTACTCATCTCTTGCATTTGATTtgtgtaaaaatatgtttaataatattcttaTGACTAGTGGATATGACGGATATGTTAGACTATatgatattaataataatattattaaatcatTTTATGATGAAGAGAAAAGTATTACACATTGTATGTTCaccaataataataaatatataattagtACAAATAAATCACAGTATGCAAAggtttttgattttttatatatgaataataaaaaaaatgctaaGAATATGATGAGCTATTTAAATAACTATGAATCGTACTATTTTAACAAGAAGAAAACTACCAATGATATAGCAGATCAAGATAAACCCCAACTTAATTATAGAAAGAAatcagaaaataattttgttaaagATGTACATAATGATAATGAGCTTCATCCATGTAGTattggaaatatatatgagtATGACGATTTAAAAGATAGAATAGATATCATAAATGAGTTAAATAAGAAAATCAATGATCAAAAACAGGATTCCGagaatagtaaaaaaaatacaaatgaaAAGGAAACAGACACTGACTGCAGCGATTATTCGGATAGTGGATCAAGTGCTTTTGATGAAAATGCTGTGAGAacaaaaacattttatgaACATGTTAATAAGCAACTTGAACCTACATGGTCTATTTTTGTAGATAATTTGAAATACATGGATCTTATACCATATGAAGAAATGCATATAAGCTTAAAAGAAAACCATGATTATCTTAAAGCATATTATAGCGGTTccaatggaaaaaataacgaTACTACTATTGATAGTAgtattaataatgataaatcgGTAATAAGACAAAGAGACCAATACATGATGAGTGAAAATgaacaaatattatataacaaattaacagatattatatataacaaatcAGATATTCcaaaattttattcatgTATATCAGGAGATAAATGTATAATACCATCAATTGATACATATGCTCAtgtatatgatatatacaCGGGTCTGCATGTAAATACTATAAACAATCTCTATTTGCCAAACTATCATATCGATACATCTTATTATAATGTGAATGATTCTAATCATAGAATTCACCCCAAAAAGCagatatcatttttaacaaGTGCACAAGCATATCCaaaaaatcataatattattgcaACATCAAATGGATATCCAGATGGATCTATTGTCCTATGGGTATTCGCCCCATTTTAA
- a CDS encoding poly(A)-specific ribonuclease PARN, putative codes for MLSVTNYFFKNVVLKEKTRFMKYNILKRAYSRITSVNINNWNNIHKEILSKIQESDFVSIDVEYTGLHLKDERYISIDSSYEAHCYGAKSFFPCQIGITIAKKKEITTHDKCNEIKNNMIKNKNIHNIKVFENNDKTNNVSPMKNEQEWDISPYCIYIFPKENKYFSVSTSTLIFLKENNFDFNEWIFNGVSYLRPNEEDEKKKHIFEKIDGLKNLLNKCNTKKDYNKETEENKIDINKIINEIENYKAVDDEDKQAVIEIVKKIGIWLSNENETQFNNTAKDELKDASLSNSCYKGVDYKNSISETFIANDKNLDNSHKSVHNSTEGDEKYSENSKDLNYGNNVEYDKCPLYIEIENPYLRLLAHTLITKYFNSIFCISVKLNDKKNLAIYKTEKDSYNEQIKALQMEIEKINETIGVRLLFDEIIKSNKILIGHNCFYDILHIYQTFYHELPDSIHAFKRKWTELFPYTIDTKYMNETNEYLYSLNGPATLKGLCEYMASLISSSKDFDFFFNFLNGNVIDLQQCLIPFVKDEKSAANLSGENYNERQPHGAKNDNNDENIGVEGKENDKNQLENNTPYKDDEKSYKDTNTLNDNANALKSDEHNAGYDSLLTCLLFIFQCHYILKKNNLSWKNIYFTNTNIVNENKKHFLDIFSNMCNKIKIVKTQPNVVSLTSSENYEMARHFYMYDYPSYFKKWEIMKIWSPIWITLSKVDDQSCWVIAKSDDDAKNIKMIYKMLQNPQFKLCTYEEYLNKFKSK; via the coding sequence ATGCTAAGTGTTACgaattatttctttaaaaatgttgttTTAAAAGAGAAAACTCGCTTcatgaaatataatatactgAAAAGAGCCTACTCAAGAATAACAagtgtaaatataaacaattggaataatatacataaggAAATACTAAGTAAGATTCAAGAAAGTGATTTTGTTTCTATTGATGTTGAGTATACAGGATTGCATTTAAAAGATGAGAGATACATATCCATTGATTCAAGTTATGAAGCTCATTGTTATGGCGCCAAATCTTTTTTCCCCTGTCAAATAGGAATAACTATTGCCaagaaaaaggaaataacaACCCATGACAAATGTAATGagattaaaaataatatgataaaaaataaaaacatacataatattaaagtttttgaaaataatgataaaactAACAATGTTTCCCCTATGAAAAATGAGCAAGAGTGGGACATATCACcatattgcatatatatattcccaaaagaaaataaatattttagtgTCTCTACTTCAacacttatatttttaaaagaaaataattttgattttaatGAGTGGATATTCAATGGTGTAAGTTATTTAAGACCAAATGAAGaagacgaaaaaaaaaaacatatttttgaaaaaattgatgGATTAAAAAACTTACTTAATAAGTGTAACACAAAGAAGGATTACAATAAAGAAactgaagaaaataaaatagatataaataaaattattaacgaaatagaaaattataaagcTGTCGATGATGAAGATAAACAAGCAGTTATtgaaattgtaaaaaaaattggtaTATGGTTAtctaatgaaaatgaaactCAATTTAACAATACCGCTAAGGATGAATTAAAAGATGCAAGCCTATCTAATTCATGCTACAAAGGTGTTgactataaaaatagcatCTCTGAGACTTTTATAgcaaatgataaaaatctTGATAACAGCCATAAATCTGTGCATAATTCTACTGAAGGCgatgaaaaatattcagaAAATTCCAAAGATTTGAATTATGGTAATAATGTagaatatgataaatgCCCCTTATATATTGAAATAGAAAACCCATATCTCAGATTACTTGCACACACAttaattacaaaatattttaactcaattttttgtatatctGTTAAATTGAATGATAAGAAAAATTTagcaatatataaaacagaAAAAGATTCTTATAATGAGCAAATAAAAGCATTGCAAATGGagatagaaaaaataaatgaaacaaTTGGTGTtagattattatttgatgaaattataaaaagtaataaaatactAATTGGGcataattgtttttatgatattttgcatatatatcaaaCATTTTATCATGAATTGCCAGATTCGATTCATgcttttaaaagaaaatggaCAGAATTATTTCCATATACAATtgatacaaaatatatgaatgaaacaaatgaatatttatattcattaaatgGGCCTGCAACATTAAAAGGGTTATGTGAGTATATGGCATCATTAATTTCTTCAAGTAAAGactttgattttttttttaattttctcAATGGGAATGTAATAGACCTTCAACAGTGTCTTATTCCCTTTgtaaaagatgaaaaaagtGCGGCAAATTTGTCTggagaaaattataatgaacGACAACCACATGGTGccaaaaatgataataatgatgagaATATAGGGGTAGAAGGGAAAGAAAATGACAAAAATCagttagaaaataatactcCGTACAAAGACGATGAGAAATCTTATAAAGATACAAACACATTGAATGATAATGCAAATGCACTAAAGAGCGATGAACATAATGCAGGCTATGACAGTCTTTTAACATGCcttctttttatatttcaatgccattatattttaaaaaaaaataatttatcctggaaaaacatttattttactaatacaaatattgtaaatgaaaataaaaagcattttttagatatattttcaaatatgtgcaacaaaataaaaattgttaaaacACAACCAAATGTTGTTTCGTTAACGAGTTcagaaaattatgaaatggCAAGGCATTTCTATATGTATGATTATCCaagttattttaaaaaatgggaaataatgaaaatatggtCACCTATTTGGATAACCTTGAGTAAGGTAGATGATCAATCATGCTGGGTCATAGCAAAAAGTGATGACgatgcaaaaaatattaaaatgatttataaaatgttgCAGAATCCTCAATTCAAGTTATGCACATATGAAGaatatttgaataaatttaaatctAAATAA